The following proteins are co-located in the Haemorhous mexicanus isolate bHaeMex1 chromosome 30, bHaeMex1.pri, whole genome shotgun sequence genome:
- the LSM1 gene encoding U6 snRNA-associated Sm-like protein LSm1: protein MNYMPGTASLIQDIDKKHLVLLRDGRTLIGYLRSIDQFANLVLHQTVERIHVGKKYGDIPRGIFVVRGENVVLLGEIDLEKESDTPLQQVSIEEILEEQRVEQQAKQESEKLKVQALKERGLSVPRADTLDEY, encoded by the exons ATGAACTACATGCCCGGCACGGCCAGCCTGATCCAGGACATCGACA AGAAGCACCTGGTGCTGCTGCGGGACGGCCGGACGCTCATCGGGTACCTGCGCAGCATCGACCAGTTCG CAAACTTGGTGTTGCACCAGACTGTGGAGCGCATCCACGTGGGCAAGAAATATGGGGACATCCCTCGGGGCATCTTCGTGGTGAGGGGCGAGaatgtggtgctgctgggggaaaTT GATCTGGAGAAGGAGAGCGACACACCTCTGCAGCAGGTGTCCATCGAGGAGATCCTGGAGGAGCAGCGGGTGGAGCAGCAGGCCAAGCAGGAGTCAGAGAAGCTGAAGGTGCAGGCGCTGAAGGAGCGAGGCCTCTCGGTGCCACGGGCTGACACGCTGGATGAGTACTGA
- the STAR gene encoding steroidogenic acute regulatory protein, mitochondrial, whose translation MLPATSKLCAAISYRHLRNMTGLRRQAAVAISQELSRLASHSPGPSTWIHQVRRRSSLLSSRLEEKPFSEMEMSYIKQGEEALQKSLRILEDQDDWKTETVAGNGDKVLSKVLPDVGKVFRLEVVVDQPLDTVYGELVDNMEQMGDWNPNVKEVRILEKIGKDTVITHEKAAATPGNIVGPRDFVSVRCSRRRGSTCVLAGMSTTYGAMPEQEGFIRAENGPTCMVLRPLPGSPSQTRLTWLLSIDLKGWLPKTIINQVLSQTQVDFAKHLRQRLARPVPAAC comes from the exons ATGCTGCCAGCCACGTCCAAGCTCTGCGCCGCCATCTCCTACCGCCACCTGCGCAACATGACCG GTCTGAGGAGACAAGCTGCTGTGGCCAtcagccaggagctgagcaggctggccagccacagcccaggacCCAGCACCTGGATCCACCAGGTGCGCAGGAGAAGCTCCTTGCTCA GCTCAAGGCTGGAGGAGAAACCCTTCAGTGAGATGGAAATGTCTTACATCAAGCAAGGAGAGGAGGCCCTGCAGAAATCCCTCAGAATCCTGGAGGACCAGGACGACTGGAAGACAGAGACGGTGGCG GGTAACGGGGATAAAGTGCTGAGCAAGGTGCTGCCAGACGTGGGCAAGGTGTTCCGGCTGGAGGTGGTGGTGGACCAGCCCCTGGACACGGTGTATGGAGAGCTGGTGGACAACATGGAGCAGATGGGAGACTGGAACCCCAACGTCAAAGAAGTCAGG ATCCTGGAGAAGATTGGGAAGGACACGGTGATCACCCACGAGAAGGCGGCTGCGACCCCTGGGAACATCGTGGGGCCCCGGGACTTTGTGAGCGTGCGGTGCTCCAGGAGACGCGGCTCCACCTGTGTCCTGGCAGGGATGTCCACCACCTACGGGGCCATGCCCGAGCAGGAGGGCTTCATAAG GGCTGAGAATGGTCCCACCTGCATGGTCCTGCGCCCGCTGCCCGGCAGCCCCTCCCAGACCAGGCTCACCTGGCTGCTCAGCATCGACCTCAAG gggtGGCTGCCCAAGACCATCATCAACCAGGTCCTGTCCCAGACACAGGTGGACTTCGCCAAACACCTGCGGCAGCGcctggcccggccggtgccTGCGGCCTGCTGA
- the BAG4 gene encoding BAG family molecular chaperone regulator 4 isoform X2 translates to MDSPYANGAYSPPYPHYASLPQARGFYCSGPPRSPYPPEPPGLYRPPSPAPAWSYVPPECPPEGSALRRQQVPGYSPPQTPGMPMPQYPYGDSGAGVTGQGPVPQPRALEDTWGPHSGFGVQPRYAWPASGHGSLYVSDSHPPWTGSGAPSHPPSWESQGQDSVYDRPEQSPGQHGYYSDGNQRHSGPVNEHRVAKPAPSQPRVQYSAQPQLYDLAPRKPVARSQELGFKPADQPATHPAALQPEIQRILHVMGEAEQLEEEVDEFVGKKTDKSYRLLEEMLTKLLLELDSIETGGQDSVRQARKESVHRIQAILEKLERKGL, encoded by the exons ATGGATTCTCCCTATGCCAACGGAGCCTACAGCCCCCCGTACCCACACTACGCCAGCCTGCCCCAGGCACGGGGCTTCTACTGCTCGGGGCCCCCGCGCAGCCCCTAccccccggagcccccgggCCTCTACCGGCCCCCGTCGCCCGCTCCCGCCTGGAGCTACGTCCCCCCGGAGTGTCCCCCCGAGGGCTCGGCCCTCCGCAGGCAGCAGGTCCCCGGCTACTCCCCGCCACAG aCCCCGGGGATGCCGATGCCGCAGTATCCGTACGGAGACAGCGGTGCGGGAGTGACGGGGCAGggcccagtgccacagcccagagccctggaggACACCTGGGGCCCCCACTCTGGCTTTGGGGTGCAGCCTCGCTACGCCTGGCCCGCCTCGGGGCACGGCAGCCTCTACGTCTCGGACTCACACCCCCCCTGGACCGGCAGCGGGGCTCCTTCCCACCCACCCTCCTGGGAGtcacagggacag GACTCTGTGTACGACAGACCTGAGCAAAGCCCCGGCCAACACGGTTACTATTCTGATGGCAACCAGCGGCACTCGGGGCCAGTGAACGAGCACAGGGTGGCCAagcctgccccatcccagccccggGTGCAGTacagtgcccagccccagctctacGACCTCGCCCCACGGAAACCCGTGGccaggagccaggagctgggcttcaAACCTGCTGACCAGCCTGCCAcgcatcctgcagccctgcagccggAGATTCAGAGGATCCTCCACGTGATGGGGGAGGCTGAACAGCTGGAGGAAGAGGTGGATGAGTTTGTAGGGAAAAAGACAGATAAATCCTAccggctgctggaggagatgttgaccaagctgctgctggagctggattCCATTGAGACTGGGGGCCAGGACAGTGTCCGGCAGGCCAGGAAAGAGTCCGTCCACAGAATTCAGGCCATACTggaaaaactggaaagaaaGGGATTGTGA
- the BAG4 gene encoding BAG family molecular chaperone regulator 4 isoform X1 — protein MEPRTAGPGPPAAAAQAMDSPYANGAYSPPYPHYASLPQARGFYCSGPPRSPYPPEPPGLYRPPSPAPAWSYVPPECPPEGSALRRQQVPGYSPPQTPGMPMPQYPYGDSGAGVTGQGPVPQPRALEDTWGPHSGFGVQPRYAWPASGHGSLYVSDSHPPWTGSGAPSHPPSWESQGQDSVYDRPEQSPGQHGYYSDGNQRHSGPVNEHRVAKPAPSQPRVQYSAQPQLYDLAPRKPVARSQELGFKPADQPATHPAALQPEIQRILHVMGEAEQLEEEVDEFVGKKTDKSYRLLEEMLTKLLLELDSIETGGQDSVRQARKESVHRIQAILEKLERKGL, from the exons ATGGAGCCCCGcacggccgggccgggcccgccaGCGGCGGCCGCGCAG GCAATGGATTCTCCCTATGCCAACGGAGCCTACAGCCCCCCGTACCCACACTACGCCAGCCTGCCCCAGGCACGGGGCTTCTACTGCTCGGGGCCCCCGCGCAGCCCCTAccccccggagcccccgggCCTCTACCGGCCCCCGTCGCCCGCTCCCGCCTGGAGCTACGTCCCCCCGGAGTGTCCCCCCGAGGGCTCGGCCCTCCGCAGGCAGCAGGTCCCCGGCTACTCCCCGCCACAG aCCCCGGGGATGCCGATGCCGCAGTATCCGTACGGAGACAGCGGTGCGGGAGTGACGGGGCAGggcccagtgccacagcccagagccctggaggACACCTGGGGCCCCCACTCTGGCTTTGGGGTGCAGCCTCGCTACGCCTGGCCCGCCTCGGGGCACGGCAGCCTCTACGTCTCGGACTCACACCCCCCCTGGACCGGCAGCGGGGCTCCTTCCCACCCACCCTCCTGGGAGtcacagggacag GACTCTGTGTACGACAGACCTGAGCAAAGCCCCGGCCAACACGGTTACTATTCTGATGGCAACCAGCGGCACTCGGGGCCAGTGAACGAGCACAGGGTGGCCAagcctgccccatcccagccccggGTGCAGTacagtgcccagccccagctctacGACCTCGCCCCACGGAAACCCGTGGccaggagccaggagctgggcttcaAACCTGCTGACCAGCCTGCCAcgcatcctgcagccctgcagccggAGATTCAGAGGATCCTCCACGTGATGGGGGAGGCTGAACAGCTGGAGGAAGAGGTGGATGAGTTTGTAGGGAAAAAGACAGATAAATCCTAccggctgctggaggagatgttgaccaagctgctgctggagctggattCCATTGAGACTGGGGGCCAGGACAGTGTCCGGCAGGCCAGGAAAGAGTCCGTCCACAGAATTCAGGCCATACTggaaaaactggaaagaaaGGGATTGTGA